In Aedes albopictus strain Foshan chromosome 3, AalbF5, whole genome shotgun sequence, the genomic window TTAGTGGAATGATCATAATTCTAGTTGGAGTGGCCTTATTCGGTGGAGTGTTTGGCGCTGGTCAGCATGATGCAGTTTTCAAAAGCATCGCGTCCACAGGCGGAGAGTGCGCACGGTATCTGAACAATGACGGCACTGGAGACTGCAACACACACTGCGTAGCAGTGGTTGATCACGTTTGGAATGATACAGTGGCCATGTTCACGCGGAACTATGAGAGGTTCTTCGTCCCGGTTCCGGATGATCAATGTTACCAAAATCGTACACTGCGTTGTTTGGCGCAGGTGGACAGTGTAATACCAGTTGCCGACAAGTGCGCTAGAGCACAGAAATTGGGACAGTGTTATGCTGATCAACATGGGCAGATGAACGCCAGCCAGTTGTTCTACAGACCAATGACGAATATTCAATACAACAGAGTTTTTCAACAGTGTGCCTCCATGCTGGGTCTCTCGAACGATGATCTGAAGGAAATGGCCGCTAAAGGTATCCAAAATGTAGCAGCGTCTGCGTGTTTAATGCGATGCCTATGGATTCGAATGGGGATCTACAGCGATGATGTGGGTTTCGATTTGACCTTGGCAACGGGACAGTGCGGGAAGTACAATCCGGCGTTGGATCCGGTCCCTTGTCAGGCCAGGCTGGTAGCGGAAGAATGCGATAAGTGTAAGAGGGCCATTCGTATAGCACAGGAATGTCTGGATCTTCGTTATAGTGTTGAACAGTTGGACGAAAGTCAGCCGCCGCAGTTGAAGTTTAACTTGGAAATTTATGATTTCAATTGTATTATCCTCTGCGATTTTGGGATTTACTTGTGATAGTGGAGGTTATGCTAAAAAACTTGTTCCAACGAAACGCCATGAAATCGATTTGTTTATCTCTAATCCCAAGAAGGTGAAATATCACATTTTTGTTATAAGTATCACATAAATAATGTATTTGGAAAGTATTCTAGTATACATAAGCTCCAATCAAGAGGTAATTTTCAAAGAGGTAACATGTTTGAGGTTTACAGTAGTCTTCTGAGCAGTTTTATTGTGACATAgtaatgtgaactttcaagttctttCCTGCTAGCAACGCAATGTTAGAAATTGGATTGAAGTTTGCCTTTAATTGCCTATCAGCTGGGTTTGTTATGGCTATTTTCAACAAGCTGTTCACGTAAAATTATGTGAGATTTCATCAATAAACTTTTCAGCATTCATGCTTTTATGTATTGCCGCAATAACAGAGAACAGGATAGAAAATTTATTAGGAcggcgcaacatttttttgtctcaagagcaaacttatgtgtctctgacagattttaggccgctgaatccaaatctgtgctcagaattgctccagcacgtcgcaattttgagctatacctaaaacaaaggataaattggtcaattaaaatctaaattaacgactcatgcaaaatatttcgttttaccaaatcaaatttgatagatttaggcattttatgtcagtatgtaaacttgcatgcaacttttggagggtgacttgtttgGGAAATATCGTatctaacataaatcgctcaaaactttaaaattggatttggtaaaacgaaatattttgcatgagtcgttaatttagatgttaattggccaattttTCCTTTCAGTGGTTAAAAAAATTTTTCCATGCTTAATTGTTTGcagccaaaaaagcccaaaatcgcataatttgccctataaattggggtatagctcaaaattgtgacgttctggagcaaatctgagcccagattcggattcagtggcccaaaatctgtcagagacacataagtttgctcttgagacagaccaaaagttaatttttgttacgctgtgtaattgcaGTTTTAATTGTATTGATAGTTCTTGTTCATTTTGTCTATTTGTGTTGTAGCAGCAGATTTTAATTTTATATTTAGGATATTTATCTTATCTATGTCGTACAAGACTCTGTATGTATGATTCAAACATTATTCAatataggatttttttctgagttgttttaaaatatttttcgatattatttttttgtttttcttaaataattaaaaaaagtgCAGAAAACCCAAAACAATTTAAATCATGtgaaaattcctgggaaatattactgaaaaaatattgatgaatccctgaaataacCGGTGGAGAAAAAAAGGTAAAAAAGGGAGGcgcttctgagaaaaaaaaatacattcatgaATATCCGGAGGGAGGATAAGGGATCTCTGTAttaatttctgtataaatttctaaagaaaatcccgctcgaatcactgaaagaaatcaTGCGAGAagcattgaaagaatccctgaagaaattcttgaagacactTCGCTTCATGAATTCACATTGGAAGCAAAAATgtaatcactggaaaaaatccatgaacGAGTTCCTAGAcgagcagtttgttttgctgcaaACGCAACtgcgttgtggattggcatctaagctgcaagagacccaagcaacacacatgttataataaagttacgacagcgcaagttttggttatatagaagtttattttacgtaatcctaacattgtgttgaaataacgtaaaataaacttctatacaaccaaaacttgcgctgtcgtaacttttgtataacatgtgtgttgcttggggagatAGGTTTGTGAAAAagaagtgttcacggtgtggcttcggaatcACTTTGgcgttctattccgcagaatcattacctgttctgtagcttagttggttaaagcgccggtctaacgaatacggaatcgtgggttcgaatcccaccagaacgcaattttttttccacaaatttaatctctcaatttgtcaattagcaccatttcgtgccttctaattacaagtttttccagtatgtttcagatttaccagcaaatctggtgaaatgccagtaaagggcaatatgcaTCATTGAAGACTGGAAGCCATTAttagaactatcataaaaccaaaattaaaggGTTTAAGGTTGTATCAACTGCTTAAGGAAggcctggaagaacttcttatGAAACTGCTGTATGACTTTCCAAAacattctttggaaaaaaaaaactggagaattttctgcgggaactcttggaagattctCTAAAAGAATacccaaagaaatttttgaagaaatatattgaggacttttccaaggaattcatttggaaatttttgaacaaggaggaatttctggaagaacaactggtggatttttagaggaattcctgttttTTTCCCGAAGATtatctgaaagaactcttgaaagaattttgaaaggaatccataAAGCAATATTGAGAGAATATCATtaaagatttgaaaaaaaatccttcaagaagcttttgaatgaatttcaaaaccaatcatcgaagatttttgcggaatctctggaagaatttatgaagaaaactttagagaaatttcataaggattcaagaatttttgattatctgaaggaatcattggaaaagcTTTGAAAAGAATCTGTGGATGattgtctgaaagaatccccggatgaattcggaaataatccatggaagaattcctgataaagTCCATGGAATGTTTGTAGACAAATAAATATATACATTGAGAAGTACTtggaggaatgtcctaaggaattttgGACGggaactctagagaaatttctgaagaaatatacgAAAGATTTTCTGTAgcaattcatgcaagattttcaTAAAGAACCTCTGGATAAGATTTTAAAAGAGGCCGGAAAGGTTTTCAGAAAGCGATTTCCAGAGAGTTTTCTAAAGACATTTATACCGCATTTTTCGAAGCAATTCATATAAGATCTTCTGAATGAATAttcagagaaatttataaa contains:
- the LOC109428959 gene encoding general odorant-binding protein 45; the encoded protein is MIIILVGVALFGGVFGAGQHDAVFKSIASTGGECARYLNNDGTGDCNTHCVAVVDHVWNDTVAMFTRNYERFFVPVPDDQCYQNRTLRCLAQVDSVIPVADKCARAQKLGQCYADQHGQMNASQLFYRPMTNIQYNRVFQQCASMLGLSNDDLKEMAAKGIQNVAASACLMRCLWIRMGIYSDDVGFDLTLATGQCGKYNPALDPVPCQARLVAEECDKCKRAIRIAQECLDLRYSVEQLDESQPPQLKFNLEIYDFNCIILCDFGIYL